CTTTCGTCTATGGGTCATACACACCAAGCGGCACAAAAACCCCGGAGATCAGAAGTACCATCATCGGTGAACCAAGGGACCACATCAACCCGATTCCGACCACTAAAAATGAATCCAGCGATAAAATCGGGACTGATGCGCGCCAGCGATTGATTGATAACAATAGGCGTACTTTTGAAAACTCAAGAAGAAAAATAGATGAACAGCGCTACCAAGATAATTTAAAAAAAATATCTACTCCCCGCTACCAAAGGTCCAATAAATCAAATACAAATGACAAGGACATGATTAATCGCTAATTATTAATAATTTATAGTTTCTGGAGGTTCTTCTATGTTTCACACTAAGGCTTTTTTATATCTGACTTTATTTTTAGCCGCCTTTCTCTATAACACTTCTACCTTAAGGGCTGATTTTTCAAGCTCTAGCGGAACTCAAAGCAGCTCCGAATCCACCCAAAGCAGCGGAGCTTCCCCATCCACTCAGCAAAGCCAATATGATACCCCGTCCACTTCTCAAAGCTCATCCAATGCTCAATATGATGATGACGACGATGACAATGATGATGGGGACGACAATGGGGACGATGGAGATGACGGTGATGATGGCGATAACGACGGCTATGATGATGGCGGCTATTCACCCTCCTACGACTATGACCCTAACTACTATTTTAATGATAGAGGGCTAAGAAGCTTTGAAAATCAGGCTTTACAAGATCAACTCGATAGGGATTTAAGAAACCGGGCTCTTAGAAACCATCCTGAAGGTGATGGCAATCTAAATCATCCGAATATAAACAATAATTGGAGAGACAACCGTCCCAACACCAACTTTGATCAAAGGCATGATAATTTAAGAAGGGATAACTTCAATCGCGATAATTTTAACCGCGACAACTTTAACCGGGACCGGTTTAACCATGAGAACCGAGGAGACATGCGCCATTTTGAAGGCGGCCGCGGCGGACATGGAGGAAGACGTTAATCCTTAAACCCTGATTTGCGCCCTAATCCGTTAGGCAAGCGCTATAGTTAAGCAATAGATTTTTAAATGAAGCTTCTAGCGAGATTAGGGGGCAATAGGGGTTAAAACTAACCCTAGGCTATTCGTTTTCCGCCTAGGGTCATTTCTCTTATTCTTGCCACGAGATCCTTCCCCATGCTACTATTATACTTTTTAGCCATTCGGTTAGAAGTTAACTGATTTAAAAATAACAAAATGATATCTATCAAGTTGGATCATTTCGAATCTTCTTTTTTTTAAGGATACTATGCAAAAAGGCCATGTTTTAGAATTTGCCTGCCAGGAATGCCAAGAACCTGTAGAGTTTTCAATTTTTCAATTTAATCAGGGAGCCACACTCCTTTCATGCCGCCATTGCGGAAAGAAGTACTCTTTTGCGGATGAAGTTTTGATGCGTCAAATTAAAAAATTTGGAAACTTGTGCAAACAAATCCATGATTCAGAAGAAATTTTAGGCTCCTCCTCCATCGGTATTAACGTTGGGGATAGGAAAGTTGAAATTCCCTTTAAACTCTTACTCACCAGATTAAGCTCTAAATTAGATTTACAAATGGGTGAAAAGATGGTTTCTATCGTTTTTAGAATGGAACCTGCCAGGGATATTGAGTAATCCTATAATATTTAAATTTTCTTTCTTCAAAGGAAAAATCAAATGAATAAATTAGAACAATTAAGGGAAATGACAACCATTGTTGTCGATACTGGAAATATTGACTCCATTAAACGCTTTACCCCAACAGATGCGACCACTAATCCTTCTTTAATTCTGAAAGCTTCGGAACAAGCTGAGTATAAACACCTGCTTGATGAAGCTGTAAACAAAGCCAAATCTGTATCCAAAGAAAGAAAAGCGCTATTAAATAATATCCTGGATCAACTTTTTGTTAATTTTGGCATTGAAATTTTAAAATCGATACCGGGAAGAGTCTCAACTGAAGTTGATGCCAGACTGTCTTTTGATGTGGAAGCAAGCATATCAAAAGCCCACCATCTTATTTCCCTCTATGAGAAAGCAAAAATACCAAGAGAGCGCGTCCTTATTAAACTCGCTTCCACCTGGGAAGGAATTGTAGCTGCCAAAACTCTTGAAAAAGAAGGCATTCATTGCAATATGACTCTTTTATTTTCATTGCCTCAAGCCATTGCTGCAAGCTATAGCAATGTCACCCTTATTTCCCCTTTTGTTGGAAGAATTTTAGACTGGCATAAAAAAAACACCGGGAAGAGTTCCTATGCAGGTTATGAAGATCCAGGCGTTATCTCTGTTAAAAACATCTACAATTACTATAAGAAATTTGACATCAAGAGCCAAGTCATGGGCGCAAGCTTTAGGAATGCCGATGAAATACTAGAACTTGCCGGATGCGATCTTTTGACCATTTCGCCTGAGCTTTTAAACGAGCTATCACAAATGGAAGGCGAAGTTCCAAAAAAATTGGATGCTGAAAAGGCGAAACTAGAAAATATTGAGAAGATTGAAGTTAATGAAGAAACTTTCAGGTGGCTTTTAAATGAAGATCAAATGGCTACTGAAAAACTGAGCGATGGCATTAGAAAATTTGCTGAGGATACAGTTAAGCTAGAAAAGTACCTGATCAGTTCCTATAATCTCTAAAATCAAAAAACTTGCGGCGGAAAGAATCCACTCGAACCGCCGCAAATCTATTATATAAATTACTGCTTTAAGTTACGTGTCATCGACAAAATAGCTGTATTGCTAGCCGCAATAACCGCTGTATTCATTTCAGAAATCTGGGATGCGTTGTTCATTTTAAATTGCAACTCAAACATCTGACCAATGCTAACTTCTTCGGATTTTTTTGTTTTAATGTCAGCTAGCATTTCTTTAACTTCTTTAAAGCTGTCATTCACCATATCCAACATACCGTCGATACTAAAACTTTCGTGCTGACGTGCCATAAATACCCCTCTTATTTTTTATAGGAATTTAAATTAATCTGAAGCTCCAATTTTGCCTAAAGATTGTTAACATTAAATATAGGAAATATTAAGAATTCTTAAAAAACGCAATTTATTTTTTAAAAAAACATCATATCTCTATCGAAATATCCTTTAGGAATAGGCTTAAAGCCGATATTAATTTAGCCATACTGATACAAACTCTTTAGAGTTTAATCGTACAAAATATTTTATGTAAAGATTTGATAAAGATCCTTTCTTCTCAAATCTTTTACTCTAAGAATGGAAGATTATGGCGAGAATCCTCTTAAAAAGATAGATTTATCCTCTAAAGAACTGGACTCCATATTAATTTTTTTAAAAATTTACGTATGAGGGATTTGTAATCTTCTCGGAAAAGAGAAAAAATGGGGGTTATTTATCGGGCAAAAAAGGGAAAACTTTGGGGCTTCGTAGAGCTTTGAATAACTGAAATAAAGGTTGCTTTTGAAGGGATAACTTAAAAAAAATACATGAGGGAGAATCTCCCTCATGTACATTCAATTCATTTATGCAGAAGGCGCTATTAAGATATCGTCGAAGTCAAAAAGAAGCGGTTCATCGTGCTCTCGATCGATAAATTTCTTAACTTTCTTATGGTACTCAAATCCTGTTCCGCCCGGGATAATATGTCCCATGATGACGTTTTCTTTAAAGCCCATAAGGAAGTCTGTCTTACCTGCACAAGCAGCTTCTGTCAACACTCTTGTCGTATCCTGGAAGGATGCAGCTGAGATAAAGGATTCTGTGCTAAGAGAAGCTTTTGTAATACCAAGAAGAACCGGTGCCGCTTGCGCAGCTTTTCCGCCTTCTCCTGCAACTTTTAAATTCTCTCTTTCAAAATCCTTCTTATCTACTTCTTCACCATAGAGAAGCGTTGTGTCGCCCGGGTCAGTGACGCGAACTTTCTTCAGCATCTGTCTAACGATAATCTCGATATGCTTATCGTTGATCTCAACCCCTTGGAGACGGTACACTTCTTGTACTTGGTTCACAAGATACTTTTGGAGTTCACGCACACCGCAGATCTCTAGAATCTCATGCGGGATGACAACTCCATCCGTCAGCTGTTGGCCTTTAACTACGTGATCGCCTTTCTGAACAATCAAGTGCTTGGTGTGAGGGATTAAATGCTCCTCTTCCATGCCTGTGATCTCATCGCGTACCACAACGATTCGTTTATTTTTCTGAACTCCTCTAAAATCGACAACACCGTCGATTTTAGCAATTTCAGCGGAATCTTTAGGTTTTCTTGCTTCGAAAAGCTCAGCCACCCTTGGAAGACCGCCAGTGATGTCCTTTGTTTTCATCATACCGCGAGGAAGTCTTGCAAGCAACTTACCGGCAGTTGAGTAGGAGCCCTCTTCAACAGAGATGATCGCGCCCGATGGGATCGGGTAGGTTCCTACAAGCTCTTTATACTCTTGGTCGCTATAAATAGCGATCTGAGGGTGAAGCTCTCCACGGTGCTGCTTTACAACTAATTCAACCTGGCCTGTATTTTTGTTGACATCCTTTTCAGTTGATATCCCCTCTACAAGGTCTTCATACTTCACATATCCCGGCTTATCGCAGATAATCGGAATATTGTGCTGTTCAACCTGTGCAATTTTCTGGCCTTTCTTGACCGGAGATCCATCATGAAGCAAGATGTGCGTACCAAGTTCAACTGAGAAGGTTTGGAGCGGCTCCAAAGATTTTGTGCTAAGGAGTCTCTTATATTCCTCGATAGGCCTTCCCTCATCCCGGACGATGTTAAGCGCCCCTTTTTTGTTGAGGGCGATGAAGTGTCCTTCTTCGTTTTGGACAGTTCTTAAGTCCATGTAGATAAGGATGCCGTCTGCTTCAGATAAAAGCTCGGGAGATAACATGCTTGCAGACGCGATACCGCCCAAGTGGAACGTACGCATCGTTAACTGCGTTCCTGGTTCCCCGATGGACTGCGCGGCAATAATACCGACCGCTTCACCTTGGCTGACTTCTTTTCCGTTCGCCAAATTAGTCCCGTAGCATTTCGCACAAACACCGCGTCTTGTCTCGCAAGTAAGAACCGATCTGATTTTTATCGTTTCAATACCTGAGTCGTCAATCGCTTCAGCTTGTTTTAAGTTGAGGACATCGCCGGCTTTAGCAATCAGTTTTGTGCTGTCGCCCGGTTGGTAAAGATCATCGCAAACCGTTCTTCCATAGATACGATCTTTAAGAGGAAGGAGCTCTTCCTGGCCTTGTTTAATAGCTGATACTTCAATGCCATTTAAAGTGCCGCAATCTCTTTCTGTAATAATCACATCATGGCCAACGTCAACAAGTCTTCTTGTCAAGTAACCTGAGTCCGCAGTTTTAAGCGCGGTATCCGCAAGACCTTTTCTAGCTCCGTGTGAGGAGATAGAGAACTCGATAACGGATAGGCCTTCCCGGAAGTTTGCTGTAATCGGCGAGTCGATGATCGCACCTGACGGTTTTGACATCAATCCTCGTAACGCACCTAACTGCTTTACCTGGGATTTATTACTACGAGCTCCGGAATCCATCATTAACCAAAGAGGATTCTGTCTGCCTTCGATAATCTCGCTAAGTTGCTTGAAGAGATCCTCTGAAAGAAGCTCTGCCGCTTCACCCCAAATACTGATCGTCTTCGAGTGGCGCTCGCCATCTGTGATGATACCATCTTCATACTGCTTTTTAACTTGAGCCACTTTCTTATGGGCCTCTTCAATGATTCTTTTTTTCATCGCCGGGATTTTAACGTCTTTGATTCCCATGGAGGTCGCAGCTTTAGTAGCTTCAGAGAAGCCAAGCGCTTTCAAATTGTCGAGAAAACGAACAGTTTTTTCAAGACCCACTTTCTTATAGCAGTCAAGAATTAGCTCTCCCATTTTCTTTTTCGGCAAGCTGTAGTTCTGGAAGCCCAGTTCTTTTGGAACGATTTGGTTGAAGATAACACGGCCGGGTGTCGTTTCGATGATACCGGCATCTGTTCTAAGCTTAATTTTTTCGTGGATACGGATCCCGCGGCCATAGAAACTGGATGGGTGATCCATGTTTTTGACAACCCCTTCGTCTTTTCCTCTTAAAAATGCTTCATACCAGTTGAAGCTGCCGCTTGCTTGAAGGGCTGTTAAAACTTCATTGGCATCACGGAAAATTTTTGTCTTTAAGCCATAGTCTTCCGGAATATAAAGCGGGTCGCACATCAGGTAATAAAGACCGAGAGTCATATCCTGGGATGGAATCGCTACAGGCTTTCCTGAAGAAGGATAGAAAATGTTATCCGGAGCCATCATTAATAGCTTAGCTTCTAGCTGAGCTTCAAGGGAAAGCGGAACGTAAACCGCCATCTGGTCCCCGTCAAAGTCGGCGTTGAAAGCAGCGCAAACAAGCGGGTGTACACGTATGGCTTTACCTTCAATAAGAACAGGTTGGAAAGCTTGGATACCCAATCTATGCAACGTAGGCGCTCGGTTAAGAAGAACAGGGTGGCCTTTAATGATCTCATCAAGAACATCCCAAACTTCCGGTGCGTGGCGCTGAATCATTTTCTTAGCTGAACGTATGGTATACACATAGCCAAGCTCTTTTAATCGCTTCACTATAAATGGCTCAAAAAGTTCAAGAGCCATTAATTTTGGAAGACCGCACTGATTGAATTTAAGCTCAGGGCCAACCACAATAACCGAACGGCCTGAATAGTCTACACGTTTACCAAGCAAGTTCTGTCTAAAACGGCCTTGCTTACCTTTCAACATCTCAGAGAGCGACTTAAGAGGTCTATTGCCGGCGCCCATCACTGGATGGCCATGCCTTCCATTGTCAAAAAGAGCATCGACAGCTTCCTGAAGCATTCTCTTTTCGTTTCGGACAATAACTTCTGGCGTTTTGAGTTTAAGAATCGCTTTTAAACGATTGTTTCTATTGATAACGCGTCTATATAAGTCGTTCAGATCAGAGGTTGCAAATCTTCCGCCATCCAAAGGCACTAAAGGACGAAGCTCGGGTGGAATAACGGGAACTGCAGACATCACCATCCAGTCAGGACGGTTTGGCGATGTGACAAAGCTTTCTACAATTTTTAGTCTTTTAGCAATCTTCATTCTTGCTTGCTGAGACTTAGTTTTGCGAAGCTTATCTTTAAGCTCTAAAAGCGTCGCTTGTAAATCTTCACTGCCAAGAAGATCCCGGATTGCTTCGCCGCCCATCTTGGCAACGAATGCATCTTTGCCCCATTTCTCTTGAGCTTCACGGTATTCGATGTCTGTTAGCAATTGCTTTTTCTTAAGATCTGTCATACCGGGATCGATTACGATGTACTCTTCGTAATAAATAACCCTTTCAAGGTCAGCGGCACTCATTCCTAAAACGTTACCGATTCTTGATGGCATCGTCTTAAAAAACCAAATGTGAACCACCGGCACTGCAAGATCAATGTGCGCCATTCTCTCACGACGGACTTTGGATAAAGTCACTTCTACACCGCAGCGGTCGCAGACAATGCCTTTATGCTTGATCTTCTTATATTTTCCGCATGCGCATTCCCAGTCTCGGGTCGGACCAAATATTTTTTCACAAAAAAGCCCACCCTTTTCAGGCTTGAATGTACGATAATTGATTGTTTCTGGTTTTTTGATTTCGCCACGCGACCATTTATTTCGAATGACGTCATCAGATGCGATTTGGATGGTCAATTTGTCAAACTGATTTTGAGTTTGTTCCATCTCTTTTTCTGTCATATAACTCCCCAATACCTAACTTGAATCCTGCCGTAAAAAACGGCGGGGGGGGTCGGGCGGTTTACCCCGCCCGGATAAATATCTATTTATCTGTCTAAATCCGAAACCATCTCGGCACGGATATCAAGACCTAAGCCTTGCATTTCCTTAATCAATACGTTGAAGGATTCCGGCGTGCCTGGATTGAGCAGGTTTTCACCTTTTACAATCGACTCGTAGATTCTCGTTCTACCGGCGACATCGTCGGATTTTACAGTCATCAACTCTTGAAGAAGGTGCGCAGCACCATAAGCTTCAGCGGCCCAAACTTCCATCTCCCCGAAACGCTGACCACCCATCTGGGCTTTACCGCCAAGAGGCTGCTGCGTTACCAAGGAATAAGGCCCTACTGCCCTTGCGTGGATTTTGTCAGCAACCAAGTGTCCAAGCTTCATCATGTAGATGTATCCTACAACAATCTTGTTGTCGAATCGCTCGCCTGTGCAACCATCATAGAGGTAGAACTTGCCATCATCCGGCAGCCCTTGCTCTTTCATCATCTTCCAGATTTCTTCCTCAGGGAAGCCATCAAATACAGGACTTTGAACATAGATTCCAGCACGTTTGGCTGCAAATCCAAGGTGCGTTTCAAACACCTGCCCAAGGTTCATACGAGAAGGTACGCCAAGAGGATTCAAGATGATTTCAACAGTCTCGCCGGTAGCTAAGAATGGCATATCGGCTTCAGGAACAATTTTAGAGACTACCCCTTTGTTTCCGTGGCGGCCCGCCATCTTGTCGCCGACTTGAAGCTTACGTTTTGATGCAATGTAAACTTTAACTTGTCGAATCACGCCGGGATCAAGTTCAGTATCCCCTTTACGCATTTGTTCAAGTTCTGTCTTGTATTGGGTTTCAACGGTTTGCATCTTAACGTCATACTCATGCAAAAGCGCCTTCAACGTACGGAACACTTCATTGTCCGGCATTAAGAGGTCTTCAACATTTGTCTCTTCAAGGGCTTCAATCATCTCTTGAGTGATAACTTCACCTTCATCGATGATGATCTCAGCTGT
Above is a genomic segment from Criblamydia sequanensis CRIB-18 containing:
- the tal gene encoding transaldolase; this translates as MNKLEQLREMTTIVVDTGNIDSIKRFTPTDATTNPSLILKASEQAEYKHLLDEAVNKAKSVSKERKALLNNILDQLFVNFGIEILKSIPGRVSTEVDARLSFDVEASISKAHHLISLYEKAKIPRERVLIKLASTWEGIVAAKTLEKEGIHCNMTLLFSLPQAIAASYSNVTLISPFVGRILDWHKKNTGKSSYAGYEDPGVISVKNIYNYYKKFDIKSQVMGASFRNADEILELAGCDLLTISPELLNELSQMEGEVPKKLDAEKAKLENIEKIEVNEETFRWLLNEDQMATEKLSDGIRKFAEDTVKLEKYLISSYNL
- the rpoC gene encoding DNA-directed RNA polymerase subunit beta' codes for the protein MTEKEMEQTQNQFDKLTIQIASDDVIRNKWSRGEIKKPETINYRTFKPEKGGLFCEKIFGPTRDWECACGKYKKIKHKGIVCDRCGVEVTLSKVRRERMAHIDLAVPVVHIWFFKTMPSRIGNVLGMSAADLERVIYYEEYIVIDPGMTDLKKKQLLTDIEYREAQEKWGKDAFVAKMGGEAIRDLLGSEDLQATLLELKDKLRKTKSQQARMKIAKRLKIVESFVTSPNRPDWMVMSAVPVIPPELRPLVPLDGGRFATSDLNDLYRRVINRNNRLKAILKLKTPEVIVRNEKRMLQEAVDALFDNGRHGHPVMGAGNRPLKSLSEMLKGKQGRFRQNLLGKRVDYSGRSVIVVGPELKFNQCGLPKLMALELFEPFIVKRLKELGYVYTIRSAKKMIQRHAPEVWDVLDEIIKGHPVLLNRAPTLHRLGIQAFQPVLIEGKAIRVHPLVCAAFNADFDGDQMAVYVPLSLEAQLEAKLLMMAPDNIFYPSSGKPVAIPSQDMTLGLYYLMCDPLYIPEDYGLKTKIFRDANEVLTALQASGSFNWYEAFLRGKDEGVVKNMDHPSSFYGRGIRIHEKIKLRTDAGIIETTPGRVIFNQIVPKELGFQNYSLPKKKMGELILDCYKKVGLEKTVRFLDNLKALGFSEATKAATSMGIKDVKIPAMKKRIIEEAHKKVAQVKKQYEDGIITDGERHSKTISIWGEAAELLSEDLFKQLSEIIEGRQNPLWLMMDSGARSNKSQVKQLGALRGLMSKPSGAIIDSPITANFREGLSVIEFSISSHGARKGLADTALKTADSGYLTRRLVDVGHDVIITERDCGTLNGIEVSAIKQGQEELLPLKDRIYGRTVCDDLYQPGDSTKLIAKAGDVLNLKQAEAIDDSGIETIKIRSVLTCETRRGVCAKCYGTNLANGKEVSQGEAVGIIAAQSIGEPGTQLTMRTFHLGGIASASMLSPELLSEADGILIYMDLRTVQNEEGHFIALNKKGALNIVRDEGRPIEEYKRLLSTKSLEPLQTFSVELGTHILLHDGSPVKKGQKIAQVEQHNIPIICDKPGYVKYEDLVEGISTEKDVNKNTGQVELVVKQHRGELHPQIAIYSDQEYKELVGTYPIPSGAIISVEEGSYSTAGKLLARLPRGMMKTKDITGGLPRVAELFEARKPKDSAEIAKIDGVVDFRGVQKNKRIVVVRDEITGMEEEHLIPHTKHLIVQKGDHVVKGQQLTDGVVIPHEILEICGVRELQKYLVNQVQEVYRLQGVEINDKHIEIIVRQMLKKVRVTDPGDTTLLYGEEVDKKDFERENLKVAGEGGKAAQAAPVLLGITKASLSTESFISAASFQDTTRVLTEAACAGKTDFLMGFKENVIMGHIIPGGTGFEYHKKVKKFIDREHDEPLLFDFDDILIAPSA
- a CDS encoding DUF5407 family protein, with the protein product MARQHESFSIDGMLDMVNDSFKEVKEMLADIKTKKSEEVSIGQMFELQFKMNNASQISEMNTAVIAASNTAILSMTRNLKQ